Proteins encoded in a region of the Flammeovirga yaeyamensis genome:
- the cysC gene encoding adenylyl-sulfate kinase, whose amino-acid sequence MTNSENIHPIFNSLLSREKKEGLLKQNGVVLWMTGLSGSGKSTLARALEFALHDLGYKTMLLDGDNLRTGVNSNLGFSEEDRMENVRRSAEVSKLFASAGLVTICSLISPTEEIRAIARDIIGEEDFKQVHIDCPFEVCAERDVKGLYKKALAGEIKNFTGLDSPFDIPKDPFVRIPTHEQSLEDSLKQLLEAVLPIIKLDENK is encoded by the coding sequence ATGACAAATTCCGAAAATATACATCCGATATTCAATTCTCTATTAAGCAGAGAAAAGAAAGAAGGTCTTCTAAAGCAAAACGGAGTTGTTTTATGGATGACGGGTCTATCAGGTTCAGGAAAAAGTACTCTTGCAAGAGCATTAGAGTTTGCTTTACATGATTTGGGTTATAAAACCATGTTATTAGATGGAGATAATCTTAGAACTGGGGTAAACAGTAACCTGGGTTTCTCTGAAGAAGATAGAATGGAGAATGTTCGTCGTTCGGCAGAAGTATCGAAATTATTTGCTTCGGCAGGTTTGGTGACTATCTGTTCTTTGATTAGCCCAACAGAGGAAATTAGAGCAATTGCAAGAGACATTATTGGCGAAGAAGATTTTAAACAAGTACATATTGATTGTCCTTTTGAAGTGTGTGCGGAACGTGATGTAAAAGGATTATATAAAAAGGCATTGGCAGGGGAGATCAAAAATTTTACTGGTTTGGATTCTCCTTTCGATATTCCAAAAGACCCATTTGTGCGTATCCCAACGCATGAACAATCTTTGGAGGATAGCTTAAAACAGCTTTTAGAAGCCGTATTGCCGATCATTAAATTAGACGAAAACAAATAG
- a CDS encoding glycosyltransferase family 4 protein, with amino-acid sequence MLRIALTFLTSLSIALIAVPEVRKVIIKNNVFDLPGGRKVHTDLIPSMGGVGIFLAFFLSTCLWLPKEGMYDLNFLFFGLMLVFFMGVRDDMLAMSPRNKLIIQLMAASTVVVFGDIHIESLYTLYPDIQLPIGISYALSVFVIIALTNAFNLIDGINGLSGVIAALITFILGIWFFLVGEQLYSIMMIAMAGGCIGFLYYNWGKASIFMGDTGALVLGFFISSSLILFVNVDHHLPSDHAYKITAPISCAIALFIYPFIDTLRIFTIRILNGRSPFSPDKKHIHHILIRTGITHALASTFILVFNVVFITSVFITSFFMNDLMLLTCIFTSLYFVPLILKLRVNYFRHHKEGKLLKLKAKKQRMTKSEFVVERKA; translated from the coding sequence ATGTTAAGAATAGCACTAACGTTTCTGACCTCTTTAAGTATTGCATTGATCGCTGTTCCTGAAGTTAGAAAGGTAATTATTAAGAATAATGTATTTGATCTCCCTGGAGGACGTAAAGTACATACAGACCTCATCCCGAGTATGGGTGGTGTGGGTATTTTCCTAGCTTTTTTCCTTTCGACCTGTTTATGGTTACCTAAAGAAGGAATGTACGATCTCAACTTCCTATTTTTCGGGTTAATGCTCGTTTTTTTTATGGGTGTTAGAGATGATATGCTGGCGATGAGTCCAAGAAATAAGTTGATTATCCAATTAATGGCTGCCTCCACAGTTGTTGTATTTGGAGACATTCACATTGAATCATTATATACATTATACCCTGATATTCAACTCCCCATTGGTATTAGTTATGCCTTAAGTGTATTTGTGATCATTGCACTCACTAATGCTTTCAATTTAATTGATGGTATTAATGGTCTATCAGGAGTTATTGCAGCTCTAATTACTTTTATATTAGGTATTTGGTTCTTTCTTGTAGGAGAACAACTTTACTCAATCATGATGATAGCGATGGCAGGTGGTTGCATTGGTTTTCTCTATTACAATTGGGGAAAAGCAAGTATCTTCATGGGAGATACAGGAGCATTAGTTTTAGGGTTCTTTATATCAAGTTCATTAATACTATTTGTGAATGTAGATCACCACTTACCAAGTGATCACGCTTACAAAATCACTGCTCCAATCAGTTGTGCAATTGCATTATTTATTTACCCATTCATAGATACATTACGTATCTTCACTATTCGAATATTGAATGGTAGATCTCCATTTAGTCCTGATAAAAAACATATACACCATATATTAATAAGAACAGGTATCACTCATGCATTAGCAAGTACCTTTATTCTTGTTTTCAATGTCGTTTTTATTACATCTGTATTTATTACTAGTTTCTTTATGAACGACTTGATGCTCCTAACTTGTATCTTCACATCATTATACTTCGTCCCACTCATCTTAAAACTGCGTGTCAACTACTTTAGACACCATAAAGAAGGGAAGTTGTTGAAATTGAAGGCGAAGAAACAGAGGATGACGAAGAGTGAGTTTGTGGTGGAGAGGAAAGCGTAG
- the gmd gene encoding GDP-mannose 4,6-dehydratase, with amino-acid sequence MKKALITGITGQDGAYLTELLLEKGYEVHGIKRRSSLFNTDRIDHLYQDPHEENVKLKLHYGDLTDSMNLTRIIQEVQPDEIYNLGAMSHVRVSFDTPEYVGNVDGLGTLRILEAVRLLGLTEKTRIYQASTSELYGLVQEVPQKETTPFYPRSPYAVAKLYGYWITVNYREAYNMYACNGILFNHESPIRGETFVTRKITRAVSKIALGLQDTLYLGNLNSKRDWGHAKDYVKAMWLILQQDKAEDFVIATGVTTTIRDFVKMSFAEVGIELDFEGEGVDEVAKIKSCNNPEYQIEIGKTVLRVDPQYFRPTEVDLLIGDPTKSKEKLGWELEYDLEGLVKDMMESDIKLFKKDKYLKEGGHDILNQYE; translated from the coding sequence ATGAAAAAGGCATTAATTACAGGTATTACCGGACAAGACGGTGCATATTTAACAGAACTATTACTTGAAAAAGGATACGAAGTACACGGCATCAAACGTCGTTCTTCTTTATTTAATACGGATAGAATAGATCATTTATATCAAGATCCTCATGAAGAAAATGTAAAATTAAAATTACATTATGGTGATCTTACAGATTCAATGAACCTTACACGTATTATTCAAGAAGTTCAGCCAGACGAGATTTATAACCTAGGAGCCATGTCTCATGTTAGAGTAAGTTTCGACACTCCTGAATATGTAGGTAATGTAGACGGATTAGGTACACTTAGAATTCTTGAAGCAGTTAGATTATTAGGACTTACTGAGAAAACAAGAATTTACCAAGCTTCAACTTCTGAGTTATACGGATTAGTACAAGAAGTACCTCAAAAGGAAACAACTCCTTTCTATCCACGTTCTCCATATGCTGTTGCTAAACTATACGGTTATTGGATTACAGTAAACTACCGTGAAGCCTACAATATGTACGCATGTAATGGTATTTTATTTAATCACGAATCCCCTATTCGTGGAGAAACTTTTGTAACTCGTAAAATTACAAGAGCTGTATCAAAAATTGCTTTAGGATTACAAGATACATTATATCTTGGTAACCTTAACTCAAAAAGAGACTGGGGACATGCCAAAGATTATGTAAAAGCAATGTGGTTAATACTTCAACAAGATAAAGCGGAAGATTTTGTTATTGCTACTGGCGTGACTACTACCATTCGTGATTTTGTAAAAATGTCATTTGCAGAAGTGGGTATTGAGTTAGATTTTGAAGGTGAAGGTGTTGATGAAGTTGCCAAAATAAAATCATGTAACAATCCTGAATATCAAATAGAAATTGGAAAAACAGTACTTAGAGTTGATCCTCAATATTTCCGCCCAACTGAAGTAGATTTATTAATCGGTGATCCAACTAAATCTAAAGAAAAGTTAGGATGGGAATTAGAGTATGACTTAGAAGGATTGGTAAAAGACATGATGGAATCTGATATCAAATTATTTAAAAAAGATAAATATTTGAAAGAAGGTGGGCATGATATCTTAAATCAATATGAGTAA
- a CDS encoding DUF2061 domain-containing protein: protein MFRFIDRKLAKAISWRFWGTLDTILWGSLISGSSNIGFSIGAFELITKISLYYLHEWIWEKWRTKPFWKKRKNSFRHLVKAISWRLIGTIDTIILAWVISGQPLVGVKVGIAEVVTKIFLYYLHERLWHLFRNNKDEQEKVV, encoded by the coding sequence ATGTTTAGATTCATAGATAGAAAATTAGCAAAAGCAATTTCTTGGCGATTTTGGGGTACCTTGGATACTATATTATGGGGTTCTCTTATTTCAGGAAGCTCCAATATTGGATTCAGTATTGGAGCTTTTGAATTAATTACTAAAATTTCGCTTTATTATTTACATGAATGGATTTGGGAAAAATGGAGAACAAAACCATTCTGGAAGAAAAGGAAAAACAGCTTCAGACATTTAGTCAAAGCTATCAGTTGGCGTTTAATTGGTACAATCGATACTATTATTTTAGCTTGGGTAATATCTGGCCAACCTCTTGTAGGTGTAAAAGTCGGTATTGCAGAAGTGGTTACTAAAATATTTCTTTACTATTTACATGAAAGATTGTGGCATCTGTTTAGAAATAATAAAGATGAACAAGAAAAAGTTGTTTAA
- the cysD gene encoding sulfate adenylyltransferase subunit CysD, protein MQTHTLTHLKQLESEAIYIFREVAEQFERPAMLFSGGKDSIVMLHLARKAFWPGKVPFPLIHIDTGHNFPEAIDYRDWMVKEYDLDLIVGSVQESIDKGTAVEERGVNPSRNGLQAITLLETLEEYNIDAAFGGGRRDEEKARAKERFFSHRDEFGQWNPKNQRPELWTLYNGHYNDYEHFRIFPISNWTEMDVWQYIAQEKIALPSIYFAHKRPVVERNGILLAESPWNTLLKDEQYEERLIRYRTLGDMTCTGAVLSDADNLSGIIQEVASSRVTERGNRSDDKRSEAAMEERKLQGYF, encoded by the coding sequence ATGCAGACTCATACACTAACTCACTTAAAACAGCTGGAATCTGAAGCGATCTATATCTTCAGAGAGGTGGCGGAACAATTCGAACGTCCAGCTATGCTATTTTCTGGTGGAAAGGATTCTATCGTAATGTTACATTTGGCTAGAAAAGCTTTCTGGCCAGGTAAAGTTCCTTTCCCATTAATTCACATCGACACGGGTCATAACTTCCCAGAAGCAATCGACTACCGTGATTGGATGGTGAAAGAATACGATCTTGATTTAATCGTAGGGTCTGTTCAGGAATCTATCGATAAAGGTACTGCAGTAGAGGAAAGAGGGGTAAACCCAAGTAGAAATGGCTTACAGGCGATTACTCTATTGGAAACATTGGAAGAATACAACATCGATGCTGCCTTTGGTGGTGGACGTCGTGATGAAGAGAAAGCAAGAGCAAAAGAGCGTTTCTTCTCTCACCGTGACGAATTCGGTCAGTGGAATCCAAAGAACCAACGTCCAGAATTATGGACACTTTACAACGGTCATTACAACGATTATGAGCACTTCCGTATCTTCCCAATTTCCAATTGGACGGAGATGGACGTGTGGCAATATATTGCTCAGGAAAAAATTGCCTTACCTTCTATCTACTTCGCTCACAAGCGTCCTGTAGTAGAAAGAAACGGTATTTTACTGGCTGAATCTCCTTGGAATACTTTGTTGAAAGACGAGCAATACGAGGAGCGTTTAATTCGCTATAGAACTCTAGGCGACATGACTTGTACGGGTGCTGTGTTATCTGATGCAGATAACTTATCGGGCATCATTCAAGAAGTGGCCTCTTCTAGAGTAACAGAAAGAGGTAACCGTTCGGACGATAAACGATCGGAAGCCGCAATGGAAGAGCGTAAATTACAAGGTTATTTCTAA
- a CDS encoding sulfate adenylyltransferase subunit 1 yields the protein MSEVLNHPSIIREESASAVDQSYLDMDLLRFTTAGSVDDGKSTLIGRLMYDTKAIFEDQLEAIEKSSQSRGDENVNLALLTDGLKAEREQGITIDVAYRYFATPKRKFIIADTPGHIQYTRNMVTGASTANLAIILVDARNGVVEQTKRHTFIASLLKIKHIVVAVNKMDLVDYSEEQFNKIKADFLAFSEKIGIEDIRFIPISALKGDNVVDNSTQTPWYAGGSLLENLEKVEIDQDLDLVNGRFPIQRVVKTDDFNGFAGRVDGGIVKVGDEVVAFPSKETAKIKSIETMDGSIEEAFPPMSVVITLDKELELKRGDMIAKADNQPSEVDSINATVCWMNQNGLSVGGKYLLKHTTTEVEATVTAVVDKLDINTMEHISTDSGLQMNEIGEISISLSSAIVTDSYKTNRATGSLILIDQETNETVAAGMIK from the coding sequence ATGAGCGAAGTATTAAATCATCCAAGTATCATCAGAGAAGAATCAGCTTCAGCTGTTGATCAATCGTATTTAGATATGGACCTTCTTCGTTTCACTACAGCAGGTAGTGTAGACGATGGTAAGAGTACCTTGATTGGTCGTCTGATGTACGATACAAAAGCAATTTTCGAAGACCAATTAGAGGCGATCGAAAAATCAAGTCAGTCTAGAGGGGACGAGAATGTAAACTTGGCCTTACTAACTGATGGATTAAAAGCAGAAAGAGAGCAAGGCATCACTATTGATGTAGCTTACAGATATTTTGCAACACCAAAGCGTAAGTTTATTATTGCCGATACTCCAGGTCACATTCAGTACACACGTAACATGGTAACGGGTGCATCGACTGCAAACTTGGCAATTATTCTTGTAGATGCTAGAAACGGTGTCGTAGAGCAAACAAAACGTCACACATTCATTGCTTCATTATTGAAAATCAAGCATATTGTAGTGGCTGTAAACAAAATGGACTTGGTGGATTACTCTGAAGAGCAATTCAACAAAATCAAAGCTGATTTCTTAGCATTTTCTGAGAAAATCGGTATTGAGGATATCCGTTTTATTCCTATCTCAGCACTTAAAGGGGATAACGTAGTAGATAATTCTACACAAACTCCTTGGTACGCAGGTGGATCATTATTGGAAAACTTGGAGAAAGTAGAAATCGATCAAGACCTTGATTTGGTGAATGGTCGTTTCCCAATCCAAAGAGTAGTGAAAACTGACGATTTCAATGGTTTTGCTGGAAGAGTTGACGGTGGTATCGTTAAGGTAGGTGACGAAGTGGTTGCTTTCCCATCAAAAGAGACCGCAAAGATTAAATCTATTGAGACAATGGACGGAAGTATTGAAGAAGCATTCCCTCCAATGTCAGTAGTAATCACTTTAGATAAAGAATTGGAACTGAAGAGAGGGGACATGATCGCTAAAGCGGACAACCAACCTTCAGAAGTGGATTCAATTAATGCAACAGTTTGTTGGATGAACCAGAATGGTTTATCAGTTGGTGGTAAATATTTACTGAAGCACACAACAACAGAGGTAGAAGCTACTGTAACCGCTGTAGTGGACAAATTGGATATCAACACAATGGAACACATCAGCACAGATTCAGGTCTTCAGATGAACGAAATTGGTGAGATTTCGATTAGTTTATCATCAGCTATTGTTACAGATAGCTATAAGACAAACAGGGCGACAGGTAGCTTGATCTTAATTGACCAAGAGACAAATGAAACTGTTGCGGCGGGTATGATTAAATAA
- the fcl gene encoding GDP-L-fucose synthase produces the protein MNKSSKIYVAGHRGMVGSAIVRKLEKEGYNNIIIRTSKELDLTSQVAVTQFFEQEKPEYVFLAAAKVGGILANNIYRGQFLYENLMIQNNVIHQSYVQGVKKLMFLGSSCIYPKMAPQPLKEEYLLTDTLEPTNEPYAIAKISGIKMCEAYRDQYGCNFISAMPTNLYGYNDNYHPKNSHVLPALLRKFHEAKVNNLPTVEVWGSGSPLREFMFVDDLAEACYYLMHNYDGKQFVNVGTGVDLSIKELAETIKDVVGFEGELVWDSSKPDGTPRKLMDVSKLHEVGWKHQVDLKEGIELTYADFKEHYSELAER, from the coding sequence ATGAATAAATCTTCAAAAATATATGTAGCTGGACACCGTGGCATGGTAGGTTCAGCTATTGTAAGAAAATTAGAAAAAGAAGGGTATAATAATATTATCATTAGAACTTCGAAAGAATTAGATCTTACAAGTCAGGTAGCTGTTACTCAATTCTTTGAGCAAGAAAAACCTGAATATGTTTTTCTTGCTGCAGCCAAAGTAGGTGGTATCTTAGCCAACAACATCTACAGAGGACAATTCTTATATGAAAACTTGATGATTCAAAATAATGTAATTCATCAGAGTTATGTACAAGGTGTCAAGAAATTAATGTTCTTGGGTTCTTCATGTATTTATCCTAAAATGGCACCTCAACCTTTAAAAGAAGAGTATTTATTAACAGACACTTTAGAGCCTACCAATGAACCTTATGCGATTGCTAAGATCTCTGGTATAAAAATGTGCGAGGCTTACCGTGATCAATATGGATGTAATTTCATATCTGCCATGCCGACAAATTTATACGGATATAACGACAACTATCATCCAAAGAACTCGCATGTACTCCCTGCGCTTTTAAGAAAGTTCCATGAGGCAAAAGTGAATAACCTCCCTACTGTTGAAGTTTGGGGTTCAGGATCTCCCCTACGTGAATTTATGTTTGTAGATGATTTGGCTGAGGCTTGTTATTACCTTATGCATAATTATGATGGAAAACAGTTTGTGAATGTAGGCACTGGAGTAGATTTAAGCATTAAGGAATTAGCCGAAACCATTAAAGATGTAGTTGGTTTTGAAGGTGAATTGGTTTGGGATAGCTCTAAACCTGATGGTACTCCAAGAAAACTAATGGATGTATCGAAACTTCATGAAGTAGGATGGAAACATCAAGTGGATTTGAAAGAAGGGATTGAGTTGACTTATGCAGATTTTAAGGAGCATTATTCAGAGCTTGCAGAACGTTAA
- a CDS encoding M61 family metallopeptidase, which translates to MNYTISQNLHFLKIKVSYTVKDSNLLKLPLWRPGRYQVQNFAKNIRGMKAYRGKEELKVMTVGRNLWKVVGAEKEDNLTVTFEYYAQHKDAGGTWVSDDFWLINGIGCGLLPEGLEEEEIQLKIKYTNDFEVATNAKKKGGKYHFENFEDWTESPLMLGRHMHHKKFEMDKVNFHIWIHGKVQPDWTKLVDDFKKFTRVQLDIFGEFPHDEFHYLILVPDFKHYHGVEHHKNTVITLGPASDFHSEVFYNNLLGVSCHELFHVWNIKQIRPKELMPYDLFQEAYFDTGYVAEGVTTYFGDEILFRSKAFDTQQYIKELNTLLTRHFENLGRHHLSVADSSLELWLDGYEKGIPQRKTSIYVKGAIAALILDAKIKKKFAGEKSLDDVMRLMWTRFGKKGKGYTSNDYQKVAEEVFGEDLTQYFEEVIYGTKSLENQVKKALSVLGFKSDIHYNEQNDLQTKFGIKIDQNGKVTDVENIKSGITEGDKIIAINDIQGDSKQLIALTKGLDKIQISFEREHKLHKNELDKKNKLYFKKIYVTKWND; encoded by the coding sequence ATGAACTACACCATCTCCCAAAACCTCCATTTCTTAAAAATAAAAGTTTCTTACACCGTAAAAGACTCGAACTTATTAAAGTTACCTCTATGGCGTCCAGGCCGGTATCAGGTGCAGAATTTTGCGAAAAATATTCGTGGGATGAAAGCGTATAGAGGGAAAGAGGAATTGAAGGTAATGACTGTGGGTAGAAATCTTTGGAAGGTGGTTGGTGCCGAGAAGGAGGATAATCTGACCGTGACTTTTGAGTATTATGCCCAACACAAAGATGCTGGAGGAACTTGGGTGAGCGATGATTTTTGGTTGATCAATGGTATTGGGTGTGGTTTATTGCCTGAAGGATTAGAGGAGGAAGAAATTCAGTTGAAGATCAAGTATACTAATGATTTTGAGGTGGCGACCAATGCGAAGAAAAAAGGAGGGAAGTATCATTTTGAAAACTTTGAAGATTGGACAGAATCGCCTTTAATGTTAGGGCGACATATGCATCATAAAAAGTTTGAGATGGATAAAGTGAATTTCCATATTTGGATTCACGGTAAAGTACAGCCCGATTGGACTAAATTGGTGGATGACTTTAAGAAATTTACCCGTGTGCAATTAGATATCTTTGGAGAGTTCCCTCACGATGAGTTTCATTATCTGATTTTGGTACCCGATTTTAAACATTATCATGGGGTAGAACACCATAAGAATACTGTAATTACTTTAGGACCTGCTTCAGATTTTCATTCTGAGGTATTTTACAATAACCTACTTGGTGTAAGCTGTCATGAACTGTTTCATGTATGGAATATCAAACAGATTCGTCCAAAAGAATTAATGCCCTATGATTTATTCCAAGAGGCTTATTTTGATACTGGTTATGTAGCAGAAGGGGTGACGACTTACTTCGGGGATGAGATCTTATTCCGCTCAAAAGCTTTTGATACCCAACAATACATCAAAGAGTTAAACACACTATTAACCCGTCACTTTGAGAATTTAGGTCGACATCATTTGTCAGTGGCGGACTCTTCTTTGGAGTTATGGTTAGATGGATATGAAAAGGGTATTCCTCAACGTAAAACATCAATTTATGTTAAAGGGGCAATTGCGGCCTTAATCTTAGATGCAAAAATCAAAAAGAAATTTGCTGGAGAGAAATCTTTAGATGATGTGATGCGTTTGATGTGGACGCGTTTTGGGAAGAAGGGAAAAGGATATACCTCAAATGATTATCAAAAAGTAGCAGAAGAAGTATTTGGAGAGGATTTGACCCAATATTTCGAGGAGGTGATATATGGAACGAAATCATTAGAAAATCAAGTGAAAAAGGCTTTGTCTGTTTTAGGATTTAAATCAGATATTCATTACAATGAGCAGAATGATCTTCAAACTAAATTTGGAATTAAAATAGATCAAAATGGGAAAGTTACCGATGTTGAAAATATAAAATCGGGAATTACAGAAGGAGATAAAATTATTGCTATTAATGATATTCAGGGAGATAGTAAACAACTCATTGCACTTACTAAAGGACTAGATAAAATACAGATTTCCTTCGAAAGAGAGCATAAATTGCACAAAAACGAGTTAGATAAGAAGAATAAATTGTATTTTAAGAAGATTTATGTCACTAAATGGAACGATTAG
- the hemB gene encoding porphobilinogen synthase, with the protein MLTRRPRRNRKSAVIRAMVQENQVTVNDFIFPLFMIEGENKKEEIASMPGIYRYTVDLLVEEIGECLDLGIKTFCLFPSVSEDKKDSTATEGHNPEGLYQVALRTIKAKYPEAILMTDVAMDPYSSDGHDGIVRDGEILNDETLEVLGKMALAQAEAGADIIGPSDMMDGRIGYIREVLDDAGYTNVSIMSYSAKYASAFYGPFRDALDSAPKFGDKKTYQMDPANVKEALIEAELDFVEGADFLMVKPGMPYLDVIKTLSENFDIPITAYNVSGEYAMLKAAAQNGWLENDKAMMEMLLSFKRAGASAILTYFAKEAAILLK; encoded by the coding sequence ATGCTGACTAGAAGACCACGTAGAAATAGAAAATCGGCGGTTATCCGTGCCATGGTACAGGAAAACCAAGTGACCGTAAATGATTTTATCTTCCCTCTTTTCATGATTGAAGGCGAAAATAAAAAAGAAGAAATTGCATCTATGCCAGGCATCTATAGATACACTGTAGACTTGTTGGTAGAAGAAATTGGAGAGTGTCTTGATCTTGGTATCAAAACATTCTGCCTATTCCCAAGTGTAAGCGAGGACAAAAAAGACAGCACAGCCACAGAAGGCCATAATCCTGAGGGATTATATCAAGTAGCACTACGTACTATCAAAGCAAAATACCCTGAAGCTATACTAATGACCGATGTTGCCATGGACCCATACAGTTCAGATGGTCACGATGGTATCGTACGGGATGGTGAAATCCTTAACGACGAAACATTAGAAGTGCTAGGTAAAATGGCTTTAGCACAAGCAGAAGCAGGAGCAGACATCATCGGACCATCCGATATGATGGACGGACGTATTGGCTACATCAGAGAAGTACTAGATGATGCCGGTTACACTAATGTATCTATCATGTCTTACTCTGCTAAATATGCCTCAGCATTCTACGGTCCATTTAGAGATGCCCTAGATTCAGCACCAAAATTTGGTGATAAAAAGACTTACCAAATGGATCCTGCCAACGTCAAAGAAGCCCTTATCGAAGCCGAATTAGATTTTGTAGAAGGAGCTGACTTCTTGATGGTAAAGCCAGGAATGCCATACTTAGACGTCATCAAAACATTATCAGAAAACTTCGATATCCCGATCACAGCCTACAACGTATCTGGTGAATATGCTATGCTTAAGGCAGCTGCACAAAACGGTTGGCTAGAAAACGATAAAGCCATGATGGAAATGTTGCTTTCGTTTAAGCGTGCAGGAGCGTCGGCGATTCTTACGTATTTTGCGAAAGAAGCCGCGATTTTGCTAAAGTAA
- a CDS encoding tetratricopeptide repeat protein gives MTNSKIYLPMRKLLLLLFTFLCSLAVAQERNAVDLFFKNAEKFRAAKDYDRAILEYSQAISIADSTAKVRYWKGVCYLLTKDSANAIKDWNRALELDNNYIPAYLGLSSIYENQKDFDNYKKVKSMWLEHEKDPIKKIKLCLETTKFFFDKEMFDDARIYTKAGIELSPNDIDILFLDAKIANKIGKNQEAILTIDKILGMYPSYAKPQQLAKYKYEKGLAFYLLEDYDRAMPILEEANMGPYQSLVAKLKPDYYFSVAKAYEDIYEFERSKDLLHIAMKVDKTYIKANILLADIIVKQENHHKGIHYFELGLKDYQGNDKIYLHAYNEFIDILLCSKKYEEALEYSNKALVNFKRTRSLLFFKTVALFKLNKREEAINTGLELLSDTNITPQEFVKASLLMGHIYGMQDPLKCKQSLQAARKGPYYHVASYSLDHYTMMSLNKQAL, from the coding sequence ATGACAAACTCTAAGATCTACTTACCTATGCGTAAACTTCTTCTATTACTCTTCACATTTTTGTGTTCACTTGCTGTTGCACAAGAAAGGAATGCGGTCGACTTATTTTTTAAGAATGCTGAAAAATTTAGAGCAGCAAAGGATTATGACCGCGCTATTTTAGAATATTCCCAGGCCATTTCTATTGCCGATTCCACTGCGAAAGTGCGTTATTGGAAAGGAGTGTGTTACCTTTTAACAAAGGATAGTGCCAATGCAATAAAGGATTGGAATAGAGCTTTGGAGTTGGATAACAACTATATCCCAGCTTACCTTGGTCTTTCGAGTATCTACGAAAACCAAAAGGATTTCGATAATTACAAGAAAGTGAAATCCATGTGGTTAGAACATGAGAAAGATCCTATCAAAAAGATCAAATTATGTCTAGAAACCACTAAATTCTTCTTTGATAAAGAAATGTTTGATGATGCCCGTATCTACACTAAAGCAGGTATAGAATTATCACCAAACGACATAGATATCTTATTCCTTGATGCAAAAATTGCCAATAAAATCGGTAAAAATCAGGAAGCCATCTTAACGATCGATAAGATCCTTGGAATGTATCCAAGCTATGCGAAACCTCAACAGTTGGCAAAGTACAAATACGAAAAAGGATTGGCGTTCTACTTATTGGAAGATTACGATAGAGCAATGCCTATCTTAGAGGAGGCGAACATGGGACCCTATCAATCATTGGTGGCCAAGTTAAAGCCAGATTACTATTTCTCTGTAGCTAAAGCTTATGAAGACATCTACGAGTTTGAAAGATCAAAAGATCTATTGCATATAGCGATGAAGGTGGACAAAACCTATATCAAAGCCAACATCCTTTTGGCAGATATCATCGTCAAACAAGAGAACCACCACAAAGGAATTCATTATTTCGAATTAGGCCTTAAAGATTATCAAGGAAACGATAAAATCTACCTTCACGCCTATAACGAATTCATCGACATTCTACTTTGCTCAAAGAAATACGAAGAAGCTTTAGAATATTCTAACAAGGCACTAGTCAACTTCAAAAGAACACGTAGCCTTTTATTTTTCAAAACTGTAGCTCTTTTTAAACTAAATAAAAGAGAAGAAGCAATCAATACTGGCCTAGAATTGTTGAGCGATACCAATATCACTCCACAAGAGTTTGTAAAAGCCTCACTTTTAATGGGACATATCTATGGTATGCAAGATCCACTAAAGTGTAAACAGTCGCTACAAGCTGCTAGAAAAGGGCCTTACTATCATGTAGCGTCTTATTCATTAGATCACTATACAATGATGTCTTTGAATAAGCAGGCGTTGTAA